In Thermithiobacillus tepidarius DSM 3134, the genomic window GGAAAGAGCATGCCGAATGGCTGGCCGATCAGTTCGTGCAGGCTGTAGCCGCTGATTTCGGCAAGGGCATTGTTGGCCAGCAGAAAGCGGCTGTCCCAGTCCAGGGCGAAGATGGCGTTGCTGGCGCTTTCCAGGATCTTCTCGCGGAAGGCATAGGCGCTGCGCACCGCCTCTTCCGCCCGCTTGCGCGGCGTGATGTCCTCGATCACGGCAATCACGTAGGCGGGACTGCCGTCGGCGTGGCGCACCAGGGAGCGCGCCTTGTTGGCCCACACCACGCCGCCGTCCTTGCGCAGGTAGCGCTTCTCCCGGGTGTAGCTCTGGATCTCGCCCGACAGCAGGCGGCGCATCTGTATCATGTCCCCTTCCAGATCGTCGGGATGGGTGATTTCCATGAAGGTCATCTGCAACAATTCCTCGACGGCATAGCCGAGCGTGTCGCAGAGTTTCTGGTTCACCTGCAGGAAATTGCCCTGGGGATCGGCATGGGCCATGCCGAATGCCGCCTGGTTGAAGGTGGCGCGGAACAGCGCTTCGCTTTCGCGCAGGGTATCCTCCACGCGCTTGCGTTCACTGATGTCCTCGACCACGGCGATGCGGTACAGGGGGACACCGGCGGCATCCCGCGCCACCGACAGGGTCAGGCTGCCCCAGACCACGCCACCGTCCTTGCGCAGGTAGCGTTTTTCGCGCGTGAGCTTCTGCATTTCGCCGGCCATGAGCTGGTCGATCAGGCGGATGTCCTCCGGCAGGTCGTCGGGGTGGGTGACGTCCATGAAGGTCATCTGCAGCAGCTCGTCGGCGCGGTAGCCGAGCATGTCGCAGAGCTTCGGATTCACCCGCAGCACGCGGCCGTCGATGCCGGTGTGGGCGATGCCCACGCCGGCCTGCTCGAAGGTGGCGCGGAAGCGTTCCTCGGCCTCATGGCCCTCGCGGAAGAGCAGGGCGCTGTCCACCGCCAGGGCCACCAGATGGGCCAGGCGCTCGGCCAGGGCCGCGTCCCGCGCCCGGAAGCGCCGTGCACCGGTGAGGGTGAAGGAGACCGCGCCGATGGTGCGGCCGCGGGCGGTCAGCGGTACGGAGATGAAGGAGCGGATGCCGAAGCGCTTGATCAGGGCCCGCCGCTCCGGCTCGGGCACGGCGCTGGCCAGCAGCTCGTCGGTAATCTCCTCGACCCATTCGGTTTTGCCGGTGGCGATGGCCTTGCCGGAGCCATACAGGCCTCGCAGGTCGATGTGGTACTCCTGTTCCAGCCGCTGTGTCGTCTCCTGCTGCGCCGGGTCGCGGGCGGCCAGGGTGAGGGTGGGATGGGGCCGGCCGGGCTCGATGACGGCGATGAGGCACCAGTCGCAGAAGCGCCCGACGGCGAAGCGCGTGAAGTTGCGCAGCGCCTCGTTGTAATCCAGCGGTTCCGCCAGCAGGACGCCCGCTTCGGCGAGAAATGCCTGCTCCGCCTTCTCCATTTCGCTCTCCCGGAGCTGGCGGCGCATGCGGTCGCCCAGCCAGGTCACCAGCGCGGCCACCGCGACGAAGCTGAGCATCCGGATCAGGTCCGCGCGGTTTAGGAAGGTCAAGGTGTAGCGCGGGACCATGAGGAAGTAGTCCAGCGCCAGCACGCTCAGAACGATGGACAGCACGCCGGGCCCGAGGCCGCCCAGGAGCGCGCTCAGCACCACGGCGCCGAGAAAGAGCGGCAGCAGGTTGTAGGGGGCGATCACCGGCGCGAGCAGCAGGTTCATGAGCAGCGCCAAGGCGGTGAACGGTACGGCGAACAGGTAATTCCTCGCCGGAGCGCTATGAATTTGGCTGGTCAGGGACATGCAACCTCTAATTCCGGCTGGGGGCAAAAACTTGAGTACTTTAAAGGCGCAGGCGCCGGCAGGCAATCAGGCCTATGCCCGTGCATCGCCTCATCGGTCGCAGGGTTTCGGCCCTTGGCGAGCTTGCTGAGACGCCCGTTGCAGATGCTTGACGGGGAAAGGAAATTTTTATTGGAAACGACGTGCCGAGCGGTCCGGCAGGAAAACGCGCTTGGCGGACTCCGATCGATGGTCGCGCGCCTTCTTGGATGCCTTTCCGGAGCGGAAGTTCGCAAACATGGCCCGGCGCCGGACAGAAATCGCCGCCGGCACCCGGGCGGGCACCCGACCGAAAGGCTGATATTTGGCCACCATTTTAGTTCCTAAGATGGTTTCGGGTTTACAGTCCCGCATATTGTCCTTAACATTTCCCGGCTTCCCATTCCGACCCCATGGCGGGTTGCAGTTCAATTCGCGCGCTCGCACCGCCCGGAGAACGGCATGTTATATTTTTTCCGAGGAAGGCGCTAAGGCACCTATTTGTATAAATAAATTTCCAAGATTCCTGCCGACAGAGACCTATCATGACCGATCCGAAAAAGCTGCTGAAATCCCATGAATCCGACGTCCTCGAGCGCTGGCTCGCCAAGCTGGACGAATCGGGTTCGCGCCTCAACCAGATGCTCACCGACGAGGAACGGGTCCGCTATTCCAAGGAAATTCTGGGCCGGCTCGTGCAGGCACTGAAGCCGGGCGCGGGGAAGCCGGTGGAGGACGAAGCCTTCGCCTCCCTTCGCGAATATCTGGCCGGCCTGTCCGCCGGCTTCGCCGAGCGCGGCTTCAGCCCCTCGGAAACCGCCACCTATGTGTTTTCGCTCAAGGAGGCGATCTTCGAGCTGTACCAGCGGGAACTCAAGGGCGAGGAGCTGGTGGCCCGCATCTGGGAAATCAGCACGGCCATCGATCAGCTTGGCCTGCATACCTTCGAGGCCTTCAGCCTGAACCGGGAGCGCATCATCAAGAGCCAGGCGCAGGCGCTCTCCGAGCTGTCGACGCCGGTGATCCAGGTCTGGGAGGGCATCATCGCGCTGCCGCTGGTCGGCTCCATCGATTCCATGCGCGCCAAGGAGATCATGGAAAAGCTGCTGGACGCCGTGATCGCCTACGAGGCCGACATCGTGATCATCGACATCACCGGCGTGCCGGTGGTGGACACCCAGGTGGCCAACCGCCTGATGCGCACGGTGGAATCGGTGCGGCTGCTGGGTACCCGCTCCATCATCACCGGCATCAATCCCGTCATCGCCCAGACCCTGGTGCAATTGGGCGTGGACCTCAGCCAGCTCACCACCAAGGCCTCCCTGCGCGCCGGCCTCCAGCAAGCCTTCCGCGACCTGCAGCTGACGGTGCGGCCGGCCGGGAGGGCCTGAGATGGCGAGCAATATCCCCATCCTGCAGATCGGCCGCAACCTGATCGTGCCCATTCAGGGCGACCTGTATGACCAATTGGTGCTGGAGCTGCAGTCGGATATTCTCAACCGCATCGAGAAGACGGCCGCCGCCGGGCTCATCCTCGACATCAGCGCGCTGGATTTCGTGGACTCCTTCATGGCGCGGGTGCTCAACGACATCGCCACCATGGCCGGCCTCATGGGCACCCGCACGGTGGTGGTGGGCCTGTCGCCGGCCATCGCCATGATCCTCATGGAGCTCGGCCTGCAGTTGAGCAACGTGCCCACGGCCCGGAATCTGGAGAAGGGCTTGAAGCTCCTGGCCGAGCTGCTCGGCCCCGAGCAGGACAAGGCCGGGGAGGATGTCCGCCATGACGAATAAGGGACGCGCCAAGGTGGTGGCCATCAACACGGAAGCGGATGTCATCATCGCCCGCCAGGAGGGCCGGCAATTGGCGCAGCAGCTCGGCTTCAAGGCGGTGGATCAGGCGCGCATCACCACCGCCATTTCCGAGCTGGCCCGCAACGTGGTGGTCTACGGCGTGCGCGGGTCGGTGACGCTGCGCGAGCTGCAAAGCCCCGAGGGGCGGACCGGCATCGAGATCCAGGTGGACGACGAAGGCCCCGGCATCGCCGATATCGACCTGGCCATGGGGCAGGGCTACAGTTCCAGCAAGGGGCTGGGCGCCGGCCTGCCGGGCACGCAGCGGCTCATGGACGAATTCGAGATCCGCAGCGCGCCGGGCGAGGGCGTGCACGTGACCATCCGCAAATGGCGCCAGTAGCGGCATTGTCCCTGCCGGTCCGGCATATGGAGGACGTGCTGTGGGCGCGGCAGGAGGTCGGCCGCTTCATCGCCGGCCTGCCATTCACGGCCGAGGACCGCAGCCGCATCGAGGTGATCGTGTCCGAGCTGGCCAGCAACATGGTCAAGCATGCCGGACATGGCACCTTGCGGGTGGAGCGCCTGGATGCGCGGCCGGGGGTGCGCCTCGTTGCCGAGGACCACGGCCGCGGCATCGCCGACCTGGAGCGGGCGCTGCAGCGGGCCTTCTCCACGGCGGGCTCCTTCGGCGACGGCTTGCCGATGGTGCGGGAGATGGCCGACCGCTTCGCCATCGATTCGGCGCCGGGGCAGGGCACGCGGGTGGAGGTGGAAAAATGGGCCGTCTGAGCTGCGGCCTCGTGCACCAGCCGGTCATCGGCGAAACCCGCAGCGGCGACGACTACTGCGTCATCCATTCCCGCGACATGGTGCTGGTGGCGATGGCCGACGGGCTCGGCCACGGCCCGATGGCGCAGGCGGCGGCGCACCGGGCCATCGAGTACGTTGCCAGGCACCAGGAGCAGGACCCGCGCGCGCTGCTGGACGGCTGCCATCGCGCGCTGCGCGGCACGCGCGGAGCGGTGCTGGCGATCGTGCGCATCGACCTGCGCGCCGGCACCCTGGTGCACGCGGGGCTCGGCAACATCGAGACGCGCATCGTCGCCGCGGAGCGGATCTACCGCCCGGTCACCGTCAACGGCATCGCCGGCTATACGGCGCGCAGCTTCCGCGCCGAACAATTCGCCTTTTTGCCCGGTGACCTGCTCATCATGCACACCGACGGCATCTCGGACCGCTTCGAGATCTCGCCCGCCGCCCGCGGGCGCGACCTGCAGATGCTGGCCAGCCAGATCGTGCATGAACATGGCCGCCACCACGATGACCAGCTCCTCCTGATTTTGAGGTATGAAACGTGAGCAGCAAAGTCGATTACGAAGAGGTGCTCAAGGAGTATCTGGCCGCGCACCGGGAGGTGGATCTGCTGCGCGCCTATGATTTGGGCAAAGAGTTCCAGCAGCAGCACATCAGTCCCGACGAGCTGATCGGCATGCACCTGGACGCCCTGCAAAGGCTATCGCCCGATCTGCCGCAGGAGCAGCGCCTGGCGGAAGTGCTGTCGTCCTTCAACGTGCTGATCGAGACCATGATCGCCTACGGCATCGCCTACTCGGACGCCTACCGGCTCTTGCAGGAGACCGCCCGCGAGGCGGAGGACGCCAAGTACGAGTTGGAAAAGACCATCGTCGAGCTGGACCTGGCCAACAAGCAATTGCAGGACATGGACCGCATGAAGTCGCAGTTCTTCGCCAGCATGAGCCATGAGCTGCGCACGCCGCTGAACGCCATCATCGGCTTCGCCGAGGACGCCCTCGACGGTCTGGCCGGCGAGCTGAGCCCGCCCCAGCACCGCTACGTGGAGAACATCCTCAACGCCGGCCGGCATCTGCTGGCGCTCATCAACGACATTCTCGACCTGGCCAAGCTGCAGGCGGGCAAGTCCAGGCTGTATCTGGCGCCGCTCCGGCTACAGGGCACCTTCGATGAGATCCGCAACATCTTCCAGCCGCTGGTGCTGCGCAAGCGGCAGGTGTTCACGGTGGCGGACGCGGATGCGCTGCCGCCGGTGCTGGCCGACGAGACCAAGCTGTACCAGATCCTCTCTAACCTCGTCAGCAATGCCCACAAGTTCACCCCCGAGGGCGGCCACATCAGCGTGCGCGCCGCGGTGGACGGCGACATGATGCGGATCGAGGTTGGCGACGACGGCATCGGCATCCCCGCCGCCGCGCTGCCGCACCTCTTCGAGGAGTTCCACCAGGTGGATACCATGCGCAAGCCGCGCCAGCAGGGCACGGGCCTGGGACTGGCCATCACCCGCCGGCTGGTGGAGATGCACGGCGGCCAGATCAGCGTGGCCAGCGAGGTCGAGCGGGGCTCCACCTTTGCCTTTACGCTGCCGCTGGCGGGGGAGGACGCATGAGCGAGGCAGGCAAGCACATTCTGATCGTGGAGGACGACGCCGCCAGCCGCGAGCGGCTGCGGGATCACCTGACGATGGCGGGCTATGCGGTCACGACGGCAGCGGATGGCGACAGCGGACTGGCGCTGGCGCGCCGGGAGCGGCCCGATCTGGTGATCACCGATTTGATCCTGCCCGGCAAGAACGGCTTCCGCTTTACCGCGGAGCTGAAGGCCGACCCGGAGTTTGCCCGGATTCCGGTCATGTGGGTGACCGCCTTCTGCGGCGAGGAGGAGATCCGCCGGCAGGTTCAGGACACCGGGTTGGACGAGCGGCTGCCGGGCCTGACGGCGGTGCTGTACAAGCCCTTCCGCCACCGCGAGCTCCTGCAGCAGGTGCGCCAGCTGCTGGGGGAGGCGGACGCCGCCTGTCCCGCCTGCCGCGTGCTCGTCGTGGACGACGATCCGGCCAACCTGGAGCTGATCGAACGACGGCTGGAAGTGGAAAACTTCGCCACCGCCCTGGCGGAAACCGGCGCCGCCGCCCTGGAGCGCATCCGGCACGAGCGCTTCGACGCGGTGCTGCTGGACCTGCGCCTGCCCGACATGGATGGCCTTGAAGTGCTGGCCGCCATGCGCGAGCAGAACGGCGATTTTCCGGTGATCGTGATGACGGCGCACGGCTCCGAAGCCATCGCCGTGAAGGCGCTGACGGCCGGGGCGACGGACTATCTGATCAAGCCGGTCGGCCGCCGCGATCTGGTGGCGGCCCTGCGCAACGCCATCGAAAAGCACCGGCTGCAGCTGGAAAACCGGCGCATCCAGAAAAATCTCTTCGCCGCCATGCTGGCGCTGCAGCAAAGCCTGCAGACCATCGAGCGCGATCACCGGCGCCTGACCGACCTCCTGGAGAGCGTGGAGGTGGGCGTGCTCATCCTGGACGCGGCGGGGCAGATCGAGCTGCTCAATCCCAAGGGCGCCGAGCTGCTGCGCCTGGGTACGCCGCCGGTGGCGCGCGGCACGCTCTTTTCCGGCATCACCGCCGTGCGCGACGAGCGCGGGGAGGCGATGCCGCTGGAGCAGCTCTTCGCGGTGCCCGGCAGCAAGATCGTCGATGTCGTTTGCTTCTTCGAGTGGGCCGACGGCGTGGAGCGGGCGTTGCTGATGACCGCCAATCCCTTGCTGGACGAGGCCGGCGCCTGCGGCGGACTGATCATGGTGTTCCGCGACATCACCGAACGCTACGCCCGCAACCGCCGCATCGAGGCCCTGCTGCTCGAGCAGGAGCAGGCCCTCAGAATGGCCGACCAGCGCCTGCAGCAGGAGGTGGCGGCGACCGCCGTCGCGGCCGAGCACATGAAAAACGACGTGCTTTCCGCCGTGTCCCACGAGCTCAAGACCCCGCTCAGCCTGATCGTCGGCTTCGCCTCCCTGCTGGCCGAGGACAGCGACGGCAATCTCACCCCGGCCCAGCGGCAGATGGTGGAGCGCATTCGCATGGGCGCGGACCGGCTGTCCCAGAAGATCGAGGACCTGCTCGACTATGCCATGCTGACCGGCGGCATGCTCCGGCCGCAGCATGCGCCCGTGCCCCTGGCCGAGGTCGCCCGCGGCGTGGTCGAGGTCTACGCCGGCCGGGCGCAGGAGCGCGGCGTCTATCTGGGGCTGGACCTGCAGGTGCCGGACGCGCGGGTGCAGGGGGATGCCGCTCTGGTGCGCAAGATCCTGGACCAGCTCCTGTCCAATGCCGTCAAGTTCATCGGCATCGGCGGCCAGATCATGGTCAGGATCGGCATGTCGCCGGACGGCGCCGTGGTGCTGGCGGTGGAGGACACCGGCATCGGCATCGATCCCGAGATCCTGCCGCGCATCTTCGACCGCTTCTACCAGGCCGAGGGCCACAGCACCGGCCGCTTCGGCGGCATGGGGCTGGGCCTGGCGCTGGTGAAAGGCTTCGCGGATCTGATGGGTGCGCGCGTGGAGGCGGAAAGCAAACCCGGCCAGGGCAGCACCTTCCGGGTCGTTTGGCCGGCCGGGATGGCGCGGGCCGCCGGCTGAGGGCAAAGCCAGCCACCAAGCATGGCGGGGGCCGAAGCCCCCGCCTGTGCATGCGCCTTTACAGGCCGATCAGTTCGGCGTGCCTGCCGGATTGGACGATACGGCCCAGGATCTCCCCGGACGTGATGCAGTCGGGGTTGTACGCGACCAGCATGAGATGCGGCCTGGCCGCCGGGAAATGCGCACTGATGATGCCGTCATCCGCGCGCAACATGTCCTCGAGCCGCTCCAACTCCTCGCGGCCCAGCAACTCATCCACATGCAACATGATGTCTGCCAACGGGATGTTCATGGCGATCACCTCCTGAGGCAGCCGTTTGGCTTACCCCTTACGTTGGACAGCGGGGGAGGAGAGGGGTTCGCAATGGGACAATGCCGCTTTCGCCATGGGCGCGACGTCCGCGCCATAACCCTTGCGTAGGAGCGGGCAAGCCCGCTGCTACGGGGAGACGCCCAGCCCGGCGCCCGCTTCTCAAACGATCGATTGCAGCTTGTTGCGGATGTGGATCAGCTTTTCCGGCTCGCCTTGAAGGCCGGAGAGGAGGGCGGTGAATTCGTTGTTGGCTTCGGCGATGACCTTCAGCAACTGGGTGGGGGGGAGTTCGTAGAGGCCGGAAAAGGCCTCGCTGGTGTAAATGGTGTGCCGCACCTTGTAATAGGCCAGCTCAAGCACCAGCAGCTTGGCGCATTCCACCAGTTCCTCGTGGCTGCACTGCTGGATGGCTTGATTGAGCCGGTCATTCAGTTCCTTCAGCTTTTCCAGGTCGACGCTAGACATAAATTGTCCTTGCCCGTGTAAAAACGATGCCGATCCTAATCGCTAAGATTGCGAAAGCGGGGTTTAGTTCAGGCCGCCGAGTTCGGCGAAAAGTGGCGGAAGCGGTGATCAACCGATGAATTGCAGCGATGCCAGGCGGGCATAGAGACCGCCCTGGGCCAGCAGCT contains:
- a CDS encoding hybrid sensor histidine kinase/response regulator codes for the protein MSEAGKHILIVEDDAASRERLRDHLTMAGYAVTTAADGDSGLALARRERPDLVITDLILPGKNGFRFTAELKADPEFARIPVMWVTAFCGEEEIRRQVQDTGLDERLPGLTAVLYKPFRHRELLQQVRQLLGEADAACPACRVLVVDDDPANLELIERRLEVENFATALAETGAAALERIRHERFDAVLLDLRLPDMDGLEVLAAMREQNGDFPVIVMTAHGSEAIAVKALTAGATDYLIKPVGRRDLVAALRNAIEKHRLQLENRRIQKNLFAAMLALQQSLQTIERDHRRLTDLLESVEVGVLILDAAGQIELLNPKGAELLRLGTPPVARGTLFSGITAVRDERGEAMPLEQLFAVPGSKIVDVVCFFEWADGVERALLMTANPLLDEAGACGGLIMVFRDITERYARNRRIEALLLEQEQALRMADQRLQQEVAATAVAAEHMKNDVLSAVSHELKTPLSLIVGFASLLAEDSDGNLTPAQRQMVERIRMGADRLSQKIEDLLDYAMLTGGMLRPQHAPVPLAEVARGVVEVYAGRAQERGVYLGLDLQVPDARVQGDAALVRKILDQLLSNAVKFIGIGGQIMVRIGMSPDGAVVLAVEDTGIGIDPEILPRIFDRFYQAEGHSTGRFGGMGLGLALVKGFADLMGARVEAESKPGQGSTFRVVWPAGMARAAG
- a CDS encoding STAS domain-containing protein produces the protein MTDPKKLLKSHESDVLERWLAKLDESGSRLNQMLTDEERVRYSKEILGRLVQALKPGAGKPVEDEAFASLREYLAGLSAGFAERGFSPSETATYVFSLKEAIFELYQRELKGEELVARIWEISTAIDQLGLHTFEAFSLNRERIIKSQAQALSELSTPVIQVWEGIIALPLVGSIDSMRAKEIMEKLLDAVIAYEADIVIIDITGVPVVDTQVANRLMRTVESVRLLGTRSIITGINPVIAQTLVQLGVDLSQLTTKASLRAGLQQAFRDLQLTVRPAGRA
- a CDS encoding anti-sigma regulatory factor codes for the protein MTNKGRAKVVAINTEADVIIARQEGRQLAQQLGFKAVDQARITTAISELARNVVVYGVRGSVTLRELQSPEGRTGIEIQVDDEGPGIADIDLAMGQGYSSSKGLGAGLPGTQRLMDEFEIRSAPGEGVHVTIRKWRQ
- a CDS encoding ATP-binding protein; translation: MAPVAALSLPVRHMEDVLWARQEVGRFIAGLPFTAEDRSRIEVIVSELASNMVKHAGHGTLRVERLDARPGVRLVAEDHGRGIADLERALQRAFSTAGSFGDGLPMVREMADRFAIDSAPGQGTRVEVEKWAV
- a CDS encoding sensor histidine kinase; this translates as MSSKVDYEEVLKEYLAAHREVDLLRAYDLGKEFQQQHISPDELIGMHLDALQRLSPDLPQEQRLAEVLSSFNVLIETMIAYGIAYSDAYRLLQETAREAEDAKYELEKTIVELDLANKQLQDMDRMKSQFFASMSHELRTPLNAIIGFAEDALDGLAGELSPPQHRYVENILNAGRHLLALINDILDLAKLQAGKSRLYLAPLRLQGTFDEIRNIFQPLVLRKRQVFTVADADALPPVLADETKLYQILSNLVSNAHKFTPEGGHISVRAAVDGDMMRIEVGDDGIGIPAAALPHLFEEFHQVDTMRKPRQQGTGLGLAITRRLVEMHGGQISVASEVERGSTFAFTLPLAGEDA
- a CDS encoding PAS domain S-box protein, which produces MSLTSQIHSAPARNYLFAVPFTALALLMNLLLAPVIAPYNLLPLFLGAVVLSALLGGLGPGVLSIVLSVLALDYFLMVPRYTLTFLNRADLIRMLSFVAVAALVTWLGDRMRRQLRESEMEKAEQAFLAEAGVLLAEPLDYNEALRNFTRFAVGRFCDWCLIAVIEPGRPHPTLTLAARDPAQQETTQRLEQEYHIDLRGLYGSGKAIATGKTEWVEEITDELLASAVPEPERRALIKRFGIRSFISVPLTARGRTIGAVSFTLTGARRFRARDAALAERLAHLVALAVDSALLFREGHEAEERFRATFEQAGVGIAHTGIDGRVLRVNPKLCDMLGYRADELLQMTFMDVTHPDDLPEDIRLIDQLMAGEMQKLTREKRYLRKDGGVVWGSLTLSVARDAAGVPLYRIAVVEDISERKRVEDTLRESEALFRATFNQAAFGMAHADPQGNFLQVNQKLCDTLGYAVEELLQMTFMEITHPDDLEGDMIQMRRLLSGEIQSYTREKRYLRKDGGVVWANKARSLVRHADGSPAYVIAVIEDITPRKRAEEAVRSAYAFREKILESASNAIFALDWDSRFLLANNALAEISGYSLHELIGQPFGMLFPPEELARIQEHQLRIVVHGERISHCEATMLRKDGARRLVNFSAAPLFEQGKLVSIVATAEDVTERRQMEVALQQEKELLQNVLDTLPVAVWITDETGRITRSNPATRTLYGDSPHVGVAEFDVYKGWWPGTGRRLRAEEWALARAVTRGETVLNEEVEIERFDGARRTILASAMPLRGPADQGLGAIGIAQDITALKRTQEALRESQANLARAQAIARLGSWVWDTASGELSGSDELYRLFGLTPGKPFSLDVLRERLHPDDRARVEAVIGATLEQGQLPQVDYRILLPDGSERTVTVQGEIMEENGSGCPRRIIGTIQDITERKRIENEIRELNVSLERRVAERTAELESFSYSLAHDLRTPLRGMEGFSQILLEDYAGRLDDAGRDCLQRIRLASQRMAALIDAMLNLARVTRTEMQFEAVDLSDMARRIAAQLQASAPLRRVDWTIADGLQVRGDPRLLQVVLENLLGNAWKFTSKHERARIEFGAREEAGERSYFVRDDGAGFDMAYAGKLFQPFQRLHGITEFEGTGIGLATVARIIARHGGRVWAEGSVERGATFCFTLGAAS
- a CDS encoding STAS domain-containing protein — translated: MASNIPILQIGRNLIVPIQGDLYDQLVLELQSDILNRIEKTAAAGLILDISALDFVDSFMARVLNDIATMAGLMGTRTVVVGLSPAIAMILMELGLQLSNVPTARNLEKGLKLLAELLGPEQDKAGEDVRHDE
- a CDS encoding SpoIIE family protein phosphatase, with protein sequence MGRLSCGLVHQPVIGETRSGDDYCVIHSRDMVLVAMADGLGHGPMAQAAAHRAIEYVARHQEQDPRALLDGCHRALRGTRGAVLAIVRIDLRAGTLVHAGLGNIETRIVAAERIYRPVTVNGIAGYTARSFRAEQFAFLPGDLLIMHTDGISDRFEISPAARGRDLQMLASQIVHEHGRHHDDQLLLILRYET